In the genome of Streptomyces sp. SAI-127, the window GGACGGCCTTCGCCACGTCCGCCGGCGCTTCCTCCGCCATGAAGTGGCCGCAGGAGACGGTCGTATGGCGAAGGTCGTCGGCCCAGGCCTCCCACAGGGCGGTGGCCTCGTAGCCGAGTGCGGCTCCCCAGTCCTGCTGGAGCACGGTCACCGGCATGCCCAGCCGGTTCTCCGCGGCACGGTCGGCCTCGTCCTGCTCGACGTCGATGCCCGCGGAGGCGCGGTAGTCGGCGACGATCGACGGCACCGCCTCGCGGCAGGCCCGCAGATACTCCGCACGGACCGGAGCCGGGATCGCGTCGGGGCGGTTCGCCCACACGTCGAGGAAGTGGCCGAAGAACGCGTCCGCGCTCGCGGAGATCATCCGCTCGGCGAGACCGGGCGGCTGGGCCATGAGGTAGAGGTGGAAGGCGACCGCCGCCGACGTGCCGTGCAGGGCGTCCCACATGTCGAGTGTCGGAAGGATGTCCAGACAGGCCAGGTGGGAGACCGCGTCCGGATGGTCGAGGCCCGCCCGGAAGGCGACCAGTGCGCCCCGGTCGTGCCCGGCCAGCGCGAACCGGGGATGCCCCAGCCGGCGTGCCAGGGTGACGACGTCGTTCGCCATGGTCCGCTTGGAGTAGGTGTGGGGGCCGTCCTCGCGCGGCTTGTCGCTGT includes:
- a CDS encoding alpha/beta hydrolase; this translates as MRPTIAGFEYQRVSVAEDVSLHVAVGGTGTPVVLLHGFPQTHLMWRHVAADLAADHTVICPDLRGYGDSDKPREDGPHTYSKRTMANDVVTLARRLGHPRFALAGHDRGALVAFRAGLDHPDAVSHLACLDILPTLDMWDALHGTSAAVAFHLYLMAQPPGLAERMISASADAFFGHFLDVWANRPDAIPAPVRAEYLRACREAVPSIVADYRASAGIDVEQDEADRAAENRLGMPVTVLQQDWGAALGYEATALWEAWADDLRHTTVSCGHFMAEEAPADVAKAVRELTLRGA